Proteins encoded in a region of the Vibrio ponticus genome:
- the potC gene encoding spermidine/putrescine ABC transporter permease PotC encodes MGRTVRFSFMTLVYAFLYLPIIVLIVNSFNDNRFGMKWGGFTTKWYETLINNDSLMQAAWHSLNVAVFSATAATLIGSLTAVALFRYSFKGKGLVNGMLFVVMMSPDIVMAISLLALFLVMGAQLGFLTLLVAHITFCLPFVVVSVYSRLNGFDVKMLEAAKDLGASEWVILKQIILPLAKPAVAAGWLLSFTLSLDDVIISSFVTGPTYEILPLKIYSMVKVGISPEVNALATVMLIISLALVVTSQLLAREKVK; translated from the coding sequence TGTATGCGTTTCTATACCTTCCTATCATCGTTCTAATCGTTAACTCGTTTAACGACAACCGCTTTGGTATGAAATGGGGTGGCTTTACCACCAAATGGTATGAAACGCTAATCAATAATGACAGCCTAATGCAAGCAGCATGGCACTCATTGAACGTTGCAGTGTTTTCAGCAACAGCTGCTACACTTATTGGTAGCTTAACGGCTGTTGCCCTATTCCGTTACTCATTTAAGGGTAAAGGTCTAGTAAACGGTATGCTTTTCGTCGTTATGATGTCACCAGATATCGTAATGGCGATCTCGCTATTGGCACTGTTCCTTGTGATGGGTGCGCAGCTTGGATTCCTGACTCTGTTGGTAGCACATATTACTTTCTGTCTCCCGTTTGTAGTGGTTTCTGTATATAGCCGTTTAAATGGTTTCGATGTGAAAATGTTGGAAGCGGCAAAAGACCTAGGTGCAAGTGAATGGGTGATTCTAAAGCAGATCATTCTTCCTCTGGCTAAGCCAGCAGTTGCAGCAGGTTGGTTGCTAAGCTTTACGTTGTCACTGGATGACGTAATCATCAGTTCATTTGTAACTGGTCCAACATACGAAATTTTGCCATTGAAGATTTACTCAATGGTCAAAGTGGGCATCTCTCCAGAGGTGAATGCCCTAGCGACAGTCATGTTGATTATTTCTTTAGCTCTTGTAGTAACTTCACAGTTGCTTGCAAGGGAGAAAGTGAAGTAG
- a CDS encoding extracellular solute-binding protein, translating to MKKWATLLAGSACALSLFSGSVAADENKELVFMNWGPYINSNILEQFTEETGIKVIYSTYESNETLYAKLKTHNQGYDLVVPSTYFVAKMRDEGMLQKIDKSKLTNFKNLDVNYLDKPFDPNNDYSIPHVVAITGLAVNTDMYDPNDFQSWADLWKPELEGQVMLMDDTREVFHIALRKLGYSGNSTDPKQIDEAYAELQKLMPNVLVFNSDNPGAPYMSGEVGVGMLWNGSAAAAQKEGLPLKLVFPKEGGIGWVDNFAISSGAKNVEAAHKMIDFLLRPEIAEQISGDTGYLTAVKASNDKFKDVAPLFPSQEDLDRVEWQDSVGDLTVKYEDYFLKLKAGQ from the coding sequence ATGAAAAAATGGGCTACTCTATTAGCTGGTAGTGCATGTGCGCTTTCTCTGTTCTCTGGTTCAGTGGCAGCGGACGAAAACAAAGAATTGGTATTTATGAACTGGGGTCCTTACATTAACAGTAATATCCTAGAACAATTTACCGAAGAAACAGGCATCAAAGTAATCTACTCAACTTATGAGTCGAACGAAACTTTGTATGCAAAGCTAAAAACTCATAACCAAGGTTACGATCTAGTTGTACCTTCTACGTACTTCGTAGCGAAGATGCGTGATGAGGGTATGCTACAGAAGATTGATAAGTCAAAACTGACTAACTTCAAGAACCTAGATGTAAACTACCTAGACAAACCATTCGATCCAAACAACGACTACTCTATTCCACACGTTGTTGCGATCACGGGTCTAGCGGTTAACACTGATATGTACGATCCAAACGACTTCCAAAGCTGGGCTGACCTATGGAAACCTGAGCTTGAAGGTCAAGTAATGCTAATGGACGACACTCGTGAAGTGTTCCACATTGCACTACGTAAACTAGGTTACTCTGGTAACTCTACGGATCCAAAACAAATTGACGAAGCATACGCTGAACTACAAAAGCTAATGCCTAACGTTCTAGTATTCAACTCTGATAACCCAGGTGCTCCATACATGTCTGGTGAAGTTGGCGTTGGTATGCTTTGGAACGGCTCTGCAGCTGCAGCGCAAAAAGAAGGTCTACCTCTTAAACTTGTATTCCCTAAAGAAGGCGGTATCGGTTGGGTAGATAACTTTGCAATCTCTTCTGGCGCGAAAAACGTAGAAGCGGCTCATAAGATGATCGACTTCCTACTACGCCCTGAAATCGCAGAGCAAATTTCTGGTGACACTGGTTACCTAACAGCGGTTAAAGCATCTAACGACAAGTTCAAAGATGTTGCGCCACTGTTCCCATCACAAGAAGATCTTGACCGCGTTGAATGGCAAGACTCTGTTGGTGATTTGACTGTTAAGTACGAAGATTACTTCCTAAAGCTTAAAGCAGGTCAATAA
- a CDS encoding extracellular solute-binding protein produces the protein MKSKFYAGALCAAGLFASPAMAADQELYFYNWSEYIPNEVLEDFTKETGIKVIYSTYESNESMYAKLKTQGDGYDLVVPSTYFVSKMRKEGMLQKIDKSKLSHFADLDPNYLNKPFDPNNNFSIPYIWGATGIGINSEMLPKDTVKNWSDFWDSKWAGQLMLMDDSREVFHIALSKLGYSPNTTNPAEIEAAYEELKKLMPNVLVFNSDFPANPYLAGEVSLGMLWNGSAYMARQEGAQIDIIWPEKGAIFWMDSLAIPAGAKNVEAAHEMIDFLLRPENAAKIALEIGYPTPVKTALELLPKEFANDPNIFPPQEIMDSGEWQDEVGEASVLYDEYFQKLKVR, from the coding sequence ATGAAAAGTAAATTCTATGCAGGCGCACTATGCGCAGCTGGCCTATTCGCTTCTCCTGCGATGGCTGCTGATCAAGAACTGTATTTCTACAACTGGTCGGAATACATCCCTAACGAAGTTCTTGAAGACTTTACAAAAGAAACTGGCATCAAAGTTATCTACTCAACGTACGAATCTAACGAGAGCATGTACGCGAAGTTGAAAACTCAAGGTGACGGTTACGATTTGGTAGTACCGTCTACTTACTTTGTATCTAAGATGCGCAAAGAAGGCATGCTCCAAAAGATTGATAAGTCGAAATTGTCACACTTTGCTGATCTGGATCCAAACTACCTAAACAAGCCTTTTGATCCAAACAACAACTTCTCTATCCCTTACATCTGGGGTGCGACGGGTATTGGTATCAACTCTGAAATGCTGCCTAAAGACACAGTGAAGAACTGGTCTGATTTTTGGGACAGCAAGTGGGCTGGTCAGCTAATGCTGATGGATGATTCTCGCGAAGTATTCCATATCGCATTATCTAAACTAGGTTACTCACCTAATACAACTAACCCAGCTGAAATTGAAGCAGCATATGAAGAGCTGAAAAAGCTAATGCCAAACGTATTGGTATTCAACTCAGACTTCCCTGCTAACCCATACCTTGCTGGTGAAGTATCGCTAGGCATGCTTTGGAATGGTTCTGCTTACATGGCTCGCCAAGAAGGTGCTCAGATCGATATCATCTGGCCTGAAAAAGGTGCGATTTTCTGGATGGACAGCTTAGCAATTCCAGCAGGCGCGAAAAACGTAGAAGCGGCTCACGAGATGATCGACTTCCTACTACGCCCAGAAAACGCAGCGAAGATTGCACTAGAGATTGGTTACCCTACTCCAGTGAAAACGGCTCTAGAGCTACTGCCAAAAGAATTTGCTAACGATCCAAATATCTTCCCTCCACAAGAGATTATGGATAGCGGTGAATGGCAAGATGAAGTGGGTGAAGCAAGCGTGCTTTACGACGAGTACTTCCAAAAGCTAAAAGTACGATAA
- the cobB gene encoding Sir2 family NAD+-dependent deacetylase — MDFPYRNVVILTGAGISAESGIQTFRTQDGLWENHRIEDVATPEGFARNPDLVQDFYNQRRRKLQDESIKPNAAHNALGRLEQELNGTVTIITQNIDNLHERGGSENVIHMHGELLKARCSESNQVIDHNEDIQTGELCHCCQMPAQMRPHIVWFGEMPLRMGDIYAAIEKADLFVSIGTSGVVYPAAGFVHDARMHGAHTIEINLEPSAVESEFKEKRYGKASVEVAKLVDEILAVKKVKSA, encoded by the coding sequence ATGGATTTCCCTTATAGAAATGTAGTCATACTGACAGGCGCTGGTATCTCGGCTGAATCGGGGATTCAAACTTTTCGTACCCAAGATGGACTTTGGGAAAACCACCGCATAGAAGATGTGGCGACACCGGAAGGTTTTGCGCGTAATCCTGATTTAGTACAAGACTTCTACAATCAACGTCGTAGAAAGCTGCAAGATGAGTCTATCAAGCCTAACGCCGCGCATAACGCGTTAGGGCGCTTGGAGCAAGAGCTAAACGGTACCGTGACTATCATTACGCAAAACATCGACAATCTGCATGAGCGTGGTGGTAGCGAAAATGTCATTCACATGCACGGGGAGCTACTTAAAGCGCGTTGTAGCGAATCCAACCAAGTGATCGATCACAACGAAGATATCCAAACAGGCGAATTGTGTCATTGCTGTCAAATGCCTGCCCAGATGAGACCTCATATTGTTTGGTTTGGTGAAATGCCACTGCGCATGGGCGATATTTATGCGGCGATTGAAAAAGCGGACCTATTTGTCTCTATCGGTACATCAGGAGTGGTTTATCCAGCAGCAGGCTTTGTACATGATGCCCGTATGCACGGCGCACACACGATTGAAATCAACCTTGAGCCAAGCGCAGTAGAGAGCGAGTTTAAAGAGAAGCGCTATGGGAAAGCGAGCGTAGAAGTGGCGAAGTTAGTTGATGAGATTCTCGCGGTAAAAAAGGTTAAATCCGCTTAA
- a CDS encoding ammonium transporter has translation MSVTASQVHGAVQTLTQSSDTLFLLLGAIMVFLMHAGFAFLEVGTVRQKNQVNALVKILADFGISALAYFFIGYWVAYGANFFADAETLSQGNGYELVKFFFLLTFAAAIPAIVSGGIAERARFYPILIATFFTVGLVYPLFEGMIWNGNFGVQAWFEAQFGVGFHDFAGSVVVHGVGGWIALVAVNFLGMRKGRIRAGKHTNFVPSNIPFLALGAWILCVGWFGFNVMSAQSLNGISGLVAMNSLMAMVGGIVASLIAGKNDPGFIHNGPLAGLVAICAGSDLMHPIGALVTGAIAGVLFVYLFTYLQNKTKIDDVLGVWPLHGVCGAWGGIAAGIFGQSALGGLGGVSLTVQVLGTLLGISVALIGALIVYGAINAMMGLRLSEEEEYNGADLTIHRISSTNDD, from the coding sequence ATGAGTGTAACTGCTAGTCAGGTACATGGAGCTGTACAAACACTAACTCAAAGTTCCGATACGCTTTTCTTATTACTTGGTGCGATTATGGTTTTTTTGATGCATGCAGGCTTTGCGTTTCTTGAAGTAGGAACGGTGCGCCAAAAGAACCAAGTAAACGCGCTGGTTAAGATCCTAGCCGATTTCGGTATCTCAGCCCTCGCATATTTCTTTATTGGTTATTGGGTTGCTTATGGCGCCAACTTCTTTGCTGATGCAGAGACGCTATCGCAAGGCAATGGCTATGAATTAGTGAAGTTTTTCTTCTTACTCACCTTTGCTGCCGCGATACCTGCCATTGTCTCTGGCGGCATTGCCGAACGCGCGCGTTTCTACCCAATCTTGATCGCAACATTCTTTACTGTAGGTCTTGTTTATCCATTGTTTGAAGGCATGATCTGGAATGGTAATTTCGGTGTTCAAGCATGGTTTGAAGCGCAGTTTGGCGTGGGCTTTCATGACTTTGCCGGTTCAGTTGTGGTCCATGGTGTAGGGGGCTGGATAGCACTGGTTGCGGTGAATTTCTTAGGTATGCGTAAAGGACGTATTCGCGCGGGCAAACACACTAACTTTGTACCTTCAAACATCCCGTTTCTTGCACTTGGCGCATGGATTTTGTGTGTCGGCTGGTTTGGCTTCAATGTGATGTCAGCGCAAAGCCTTAATGGCATCAGTGGCTTAGTCGCGATGAACTCATTAATGGCGATGGTTGGAGGCATAGTCGCTTCTCTTATCGCAGGTAAAAATGACCCAGGATTTATCCACAACGGCCCATTGGCGGGGCTTGTGGCTATCTGTGCGGGTTCAGACTTAATGCACCCAATTGGCGCATTGGTTACTGGCGCAATTGCTGGCGTGCTGTTTGTATACCTATTTACCTACTTACAAAACAAAACCAAGATTGATGATGTACTAGGCGTTTGGCCATTGCATGGCGTTTGCGGAGCTTGGGGCGGTATTGCCGCAGGCATTTTTGGTCAATCAGCGTTAGGTGGACTCGGTGGCGTAAGTCTTACAGTGCAAGTTTTAGGAACTTTGCTAGGTATTTCTGTCGCGCTGATTGGTGCTTTGATTGTGTACGGGGCAATTAACGCTATGATGGGATTAAGACTTTCCGAAGAAGAAGAGTACAACGGTGCGGATTTAACCATTCACCGCATCTCTTCCACTAATGATGACTAG
- a CDS encoding formate dehydrogenase subunit gamma, which translates to MTHLFKRLSLAVLPFLAALAMALSLPAAAQESVPTAQKEMAQLAGTQFWKEVREGESGYTTSKFPEHGVLISTPGETWFVLKEKWMSPAGAVAIFGSIAMVIMAYVFVGPLMLSKPRTGKKMKRWSRWDRALHWSMAFTFLTLAFSGLMLVYGKHFLKPYVPSEFWGFVIMLAKQYHNYVGPLFFVLLTFVLLKWWRKSIPNMTDVRWFMKMGGMVGKHKGTHPSAGFSNGGEKAIYWLLIGFGAIAAVSGLILDFPIFGQTRRDMEISNLVHMFSALILICGFIFHIYIGLFGMEGALEGMVTGEVDETWAKEHHDLWYEEVKAKEAMGEAEPSETVQKGVKADEQTS; encoded by the coding sequence ATGACACATCTGTTTAAACGTCTCTCTCTTGCAGTGCTGCCATTTTTGGCAGCACTGGCAATGGCTCTTTCACTGCCAGCGGCAGCGCAAGAGTCAGTGCCAACTGCGCAGAAAGAGATGGCACAGCTTGCTGGTACACAATTCTGGAAAGAAGTACGTGAAGGTGAGTCTGGCTATACAACGTCTAAGTTCCCAGAGCACGGTGTTCTTATCAGTACGCCAGGCGAGACTTGGTTTGTACTAAAAGAGAAATGGATGTCTCCGGCTGGTGCAGTAGCGATCTTCGGTAGTATCGCGATGGTTATCATGGCGTACGTATTTGTTGGCCCGCTAATGCTGAGCAAACCACGTACCGGTAAGAAGATGAAGCGTTGGTCTCGTTGGGACCGCGCACTACACTGGAGCATGGCGTTTACATTCTTGACGCTTGCGTTCAGTGGTCTGATGCTGGTTTATGGTAAGCACTTCTTAAAGCCTTATGTTCCAAGTGAGTTCTGGGGCTTTGTGATCATGCTAGCCAAGCAATACCACAACTACGTAGGTCCATTGTTCTTTGTTTTACTTACTTTTGTTCTGCTGAAGTGGTGGCGCAAGTCTATCCCTAACATGACTGACGTTCGTTGGTTTATGAAAATGGGTGGCATGGTTGGTAAGCACAAGGGTACGCATCCTTCTGCAGGTTTCTCTAACGGTGGTGAAAAAGCGATTTATTGGTTGCTAATCGGCTTTGGCGCTATCGCTGCGGTAAGTGGCTTGATCCTTGACTTCCCAATCTTTGGTCAAACACGTCGCGACATGGAAATCTCTAACTTAGTGCACATGTTCTCTGCACTGATCCTGATCTGTGGTTTCATTTTCCACATCTATATCGGTCTATTCGGTATGGAAGGTGCACTTGAAGGCATGGTAACTGGCGAAGTTGACGAGACTTGGGCGAAAGAACACCACGACTTGTGGTACGAAGAAGTTAAAGCAAAAGAAGCGATGGGCGAGGCTGAGCCGAGCGAAACTGTGCAAAAAGGAGTAAAAGCTGATGAACAAACCTCATAA
- the fdh3B gene encoding formate dehydrogenase FDH3 subunit beta, with amino-acid sequence MARMKFLCDTKRCIECNGCVTACKNENDDALEWGIQRRRVVTLNDGEPGENSISVACMHCTDAPCMAVCPADCFEHTEDGIVLHNKDLCIGCGYCLFACPFGAPQFPKQASFGERGKMDKCTFCAGGPNTEPGSVEEREKYGANRIAEGKLPMCASLCSTKALLAGDAEKVSDIFRQRVVQRGAENAGWTNGEDLSFDATKS; translated from the coding sequence ATGGCACGAATGAAATTCCTATGTGACACCAAACGCTGTATCGAATGTAACGGCTGTGTGACTGCATGTAAAAACGAAAACGACGACGCGCTAGAGTGGGGTATTCAACGCCGCCGCGTAGTAACACTTAACGATGGCGAACCAGGTGAAAACTCAATCTCAGTCGCTTGTATGCACTGTACAGACGCGCCTTGTATGGCCGTTTGTCCTGCAGACTGTTTTGAGCACACTGAAGATGGCATTGTTCTACACAACAAAGATCTATGTATCGGTTGTGGTTACTGTCTATTTGCGTGTCCGTTCGGTGCGCCTCAGTTCCCTAAACAAGCTTCGTTTGGTGAGCGCGGTAAGATGGACAAATGTACATTCTGTGCAGGCGGTCCAAACACTGAACCTGGCTCAGTAGAAGAGCGTGAGAAGTACGGTGCTAACCGTATTGCTGAAGGTAAACTACCTATGTGTGCTTCTCTATGTTCAACTAAAGCACTACTAGCTGGTGATGCTGAGAAAGTATCAGACATCTTCCGTCAACGTGTGGTTCAGCGTGGTGCTGAAAACGCGGGTTGGACAAACGGTGAAGATCTGTCTTTCGACGCAACAAAAAGCTAA
- a CDS encoding formate dehydrogenase subunit alpha, with protein sequence MKLVKRSDSVSKEQNQLGVSRRTFMKNSSLAAGGAVVGASLFAPGMMKKAQAKPVDPDAKTEVKRTICSHCSVGCGIYAEVQQGVWTGQEPAFDHPFNAGGHCAKGAALREHGHGERRLKYPMKLENGKWKKLSWDQALEEISKKTLEIREQSGPDAVYFLGSAKHNNEQAYLYRKMASLWGTNNVDHQARICHSTTVAGVANTWGYGAMTNSFNDMHNCKSMLFIGSNPAEAHPVAMQHILIAKEKSNCKIVVADPRRTRTAAKADHYVSLRPGSDVAFIWGVLWHVFANNWEDKEFIQQRVFGMDEIRAEVAKWNPAEVERVTGVSEADVYHTAKLLSEHRPGCVVWCMGGTQHTTGNNNTRAYCVLELALGNMGKSGGGANIFRGHDNVQGATDLGVLSDTLPGYYGLSEGAWRHWSKVWDVDFDWVQNRFDNNEYGGQKPMHSAGIPVSRWVDGVLEDKDKIRQRENIRAMFYWGHAVNSQTRGPEMKKAMQKLDMMVIVDPYPTVAAVMNDRTDGVYLLPATTQFETHGSVTASNRSIQWRDQVIQPLFDSKPDHEIIYLLSQKLGIADQLFKNIKVENNQPVIEDITREFNKGMWTIGYTGQSPERLKEHQQNWHTFHKTTLEAEGGPANGETYGLPWPCWGTPEMKHPGTHILYDTSKTVAEGGGNFRTRFGVEFEGQSLLAEDSYSKGCEIQDGYPEFTDKLLKQLGWWDDLTAEEKAAAEGKNWKTDLSGGIQRVAIKHGCIPFGNGKARAIVWTFPDRVPLHREPLYTPRRDLVADYPTWDDKEAIFRVPTLYKSIQKEDKSGEYPIILTSGRLVEYEGGGEETRSNPWLAELQQEMFVEVNPKDANDLGFKDGDDVWVEGAEKGRIKVKAMVTRRVKPGLAFIPFHFGGKFEGEDLRHKYPEGTDPYVIGEAANTATTYGYDPVTLMQETKVTLCNIRKA encoded by the coding sequence ATGAAATTAGTGAAACGCTCTGATTCAGTGAGCAAAGAGCAAAACCAACTTGGTGTTTCTCGTCGTACATTTATGAAAAACTCTTCACTAGCTGCTGGTGGCGCGGTTGTAGGTGCAAGCCTATTCGCTCCTGGCATGATGAAGAAAGCACAAGCTAAACCTGTTGATCCAGATGCAAAGACAGAAGTAAAACGTACTATCTGTTCACACTGTTCTGTAGGTTGTGGTATCTACGCTGAAGTGCAACAAGGTGTTTGGACTGGTCAAGAGCCAGCATTCGATCACCCGTTCAACGCTGGTGGTCACTGTGCAAAAGGTGCAGCACTGCGTGAACACGGTCACGGTGAGCGTCGTCTTAAGTACCCAATGAAGCTTGAAAACGGTAAGTGGAAGAAGCTTTCTTGGGATCAAGCGCTAGAAGAGATCAGTAAGAAAACACTAGAGATCCGTGAACAATCGGGTCCTGATGCGGTTTACTTCCTAGGTAGTGCGAAGCACAACAACGAGCAGGCATACCTGTATCGTAAAATGGCGTCGCTATGGGGTACCAACAACGTTGACCACCAAGCACGTATCTGTCACTCAACCACAGTAGCCGGTGTAGCAAACACTTGGGGTTACGGTGCGATGACAAACTCTTTCAACGATATGCACAACTGTAAATCGATGCTATTTATCGGCTCGAACCCAGCAGAAGCTCACCCTGTAGCAATGCAGCATATCCTTATCGCGAAAGAGAAGAGCAACTGTAAGATCGTAGTAGCAGACCCTCGTCGTACTCGTACAGCGGCTAAAGCGGATCATTACGTATCACTACGTCCAGGTTCAGACGTTGCGTTTATCTGGGGTGTACTATGGCACGTATTCGCGAATAACTGGGAAGACAAAGAGTTTATCCAACAACGCGTATTCGGTATGGATGAAATCCGTGCAGAAGTAGCGAAATGGAACCCAGCAGAAGTTGAACGTGTAACTGGCGTAAGCGAAGCAGACGTGTACCACACGGCTAAACTTCTTTCTGAACATCGCCCAGGCTGTGTTGTATGGTGTATGGGTGGTACTCAACATACTACTGGTAACAACAACACACGTGCTTACTGTGTACTTGAGCTAGCGCTAGGTAACATGGGTAAATCTGGCGGCGGTGCAAACATTTTCCGTGGTCACGATAACGTACAAGGTGCAACTGACCTTGGCGTACTATCTGATACGCTACCTGGTTACTACGGTCTTTCTGAAGGTGCATGGCGTCACTGGTCGAAAGTTTGGGACGTAGATTTTGATTGGGTTCAAAACCGTTTCGACAACAATGAATACGGCGGTCAAAAACCAATGCACAGTGCAGGTATTCCTGTATCTCGCTGGGTTGATGGTGTTCTTGAAGACAAAGACAAGATCCGTCAGCGTGAAAACATTCGTGCAATGTTCTACTGGGGTCACGCAGTAAACTCTCAGACTCGTGGTCCTGAGATGAAGAAAGCGATGCAAAAGCTGGATATGATGGTTATCGTTGACCCATACCCAACAGTTGCAGCGGTAATGAACGATCGTACAGACGGCGTTTACCTGCTTCCAGCAACCACTCAGTTTGAAACTCACGGTAGTGTAACCGCATCTAACCGCTCAATTCAGTGGCGTGATCAGGTTATCCAACCGCTATTTGATTCAAAACCTGACCATGAAATCATCTACCTACTGTCACAAAAACTAGGTATTGCTGATCAACTGTTCAAAAACATCAAAGTTGAAAACAACCAGCCTGTAATCGAAGACATTACACGCGAATTCAACAAAGGTATGTGGACAATCGGTTACACAGGTCAAAGCCCTGAGCGTCTAAAAGAGCACCAACAAAACTGGCACACATTCCACAAGACAACGCTTGAAGCGGAAGGTGGCCCTGCAAACGGTGAAACTTACGGTCTGCCTTGGCCATGTTGGGGTACGCCTGAGATGAAACACCCAGGTACTCACATCCTTTACGATACGTCTAAGACGGTTGCTGAGGGTGGCGGTAACTTCCGTACTCGTTTCGGTGTTGAATTTGAAGGTCAAAGCCTACTGGCTGAAGACAGCTACTCAAAAGGCTGTGAGATCCAAGATGGTTACCCAGAATTCACTGACAAGCTGCTAAAACAACTTGGTTGGTGGGATGACCTAACGGCTGAAGAAAAAGCAGCAGCTGAAGGCAAAAACTGGAAGACTGACCTTTCAGGTGGTATCCAACGTGTTGCGATTAAACACGGTTGTATCCCATTTGGTAACGGTAAAGCACGTGCGATCGTTTGGACTTTCCCAGACCGCGTACCACTACACCGTGAGCCACTGTACACACCACGTCGCGATCTTGTTGCTGATTACCCAACTTGGGATGACAAAGAAGCGATCTTCCGTGTACCAACCTTGTACAAGTCAATTCAGAAAGAAGATAAGTCAGGTGAATACCCAATTATCCTAACTTCTGGTCGTCTGGTTGAGTACGAAGGTGGCGGTGAAGAGACACGTTCAAACCCATGGCTTGCTGAACTACAACAAGAGATGTTTGTAGAAGTGAACCCTAAAGACGCTAACGATCTTGGCTTTAAAGATGGTGATGACGTTTGGGTTGAAGGTGCAGAGAAAGGTCGCATCAAGGTTAAAGCGATGGTTACTCGTCGTGTTAAACCTGGTCTTGCGTTCATTCCATTCCACTTTGGCGGTAAGTTCGAAGGTGAAGATCTTCGTCACAAGTACCCAGAAGGTACTGACCCATACGTGATTGGTGAAGCAGCGAACACTGCAACCACTTACGGTTACGACCCTGTTACTTTGATGCAGGAAACTAAAGTAACCCTATGTAACATTCGTAAAGCGTAA
- a CDS encoding twin-arginine translocation signal domain-containing protein, producing MKDNNEINTSRRDLLKGLTTAAVAGAVVAGTSKVATAAETAEIKPDVKKTGYRETQHIRDYYDTL from the coding sequence ATGAAAGATAATAATGAAATAAACACAAGCCGCAGGGATCTCCTGAAAGGCTTAACAACTGCTGCCGTTGCTGGTGCAGTTGTCGCTGGGACAAGCAAAGTGGCAACCGCTGCAGAAACTGCAGAAATTAAACCTGACGTAAAGAAGACTGGCTATCGTGAAACTCAGCACATTCGCGATTACTACGACACACTGTAA
- a CDS encoding TorD/DmsD family molecular chaperone encodes MENNNEQATLRQDIYLLLASLFRQLPSQDLVAFLADLEIESAESAMQQAWQALKVAAQESEPEALEDEFQDLFIGIGRGEVVPFGSWHMAGALMEKPLAEIRNDLEILGFEREDNVKEPEDHISALCEVMAMLTSEQECTQQVFFNKHIAPWYESLAKQIEQAQHAKFYLAVAQLLRAFGTVEQVQFSQNIKSKTHLKIDVKNVTEYE; translated from the coding sequence GTGGAAAACAATAACGAACAAGCGACACTGCGCCAAGATATCTATTTACTTCTGGCTTCTCTGTTTCGCCAATTGCCTTCACAAGATCTCGTTGCTTTTCTTGCAGACTTGGAAATTGAATCTGCAGAAAGCGCAATGCAACAAGCTTGGCAAGCACTAAAAGTCGCGGCTCAAGAAAGTGAGCCAGAAGCGCTAGAAGATGAATTCCAAGACCTATTTATCGGTATTGGTCGTGGTGAAGTGGTTCCATTTGGCTCTTGGCATATGGCTGGAGCACTGATGGAAAAACCTCTAGCAGAGATCCGCAACGATCTAGAGATCCTCGGTTTCGAGCGTGAAGATAACGTTAAAGAGCCAGAAGATCATATTTCAGCGCTATGCGAAGTGATGGCGATGCTAACTAGCGAGCAAGAGTGCACCCAACAAGTGTTTTTCAATAAACACATTGCACCTTGGTACGAGTCACTAGCGAAGCAGATCGAACAAGCACAACACGCAAAGTTTTATTTGGCAGTTGCTCAGTTGTTACGTGCTTTTGGCACGGTAGAGCAGGTGCAATTTAGTCAAAACATTAAGAGTAAAACCCATTTAAAAATTGATGTGAAAAACGTAACTGAGTACGAGTAA